The Lysinibacillus pakistanensis genome includes a window with the following:
- a CDS encoding acyltransferase family protein encodes MIKEWDYLRVVACLSILLLHTSSWVIMEVGVEPEQTIYLFLRIALCYATPTFIVLSILILANRYHENIPRNFWSSRIQYIFIPYLVWAFVDALVVESIYQKGLLWEKYFDNIVYGEFVGWFVVVIMQLYVIFTLLTRFKWSIAWFLPLSVLVTLIHHTVILLPYPIFQENSIWLRFFFTGWLGYFAVAYAMGIYYAQIAALARKYRYATIVLVVLAAVFLYIRLLLGYIEVHSRRLDLIPFVISMVLLVIAWGQSLPYTKAVKVLSQYAFMIYLMHWEVLRLSTGWFVEHFDSTLVRVPLLLLWTLAVCLLLTKIISLLPFSQFIVGKIKKRTTQ; translated from the coding sequence GTGATTAAAGAGTGGGATTACCTACGTGTGGTGGCGTGTCTGTCTATTTTACTATTACACACATCTTCATGGGTTATTATGGAGGTTGGGGTAGAGCCAGAGCAGACGATCTATCTTTTTTTAAGGATTGCGTTGTGCTATGCGACACCGACGTTTATTGTATTGTCTATTTTAATATTGGCTAATCGTTATCATGAGAATATACCGAGAAATTTTTGGTCAAGTAGGATTCAATATATTTTTATTCCCTATTTAGTATGGGCTTTTGTCGATGCATTAGTTGTTGAGTCCATTTATCAAAAGGGTTTATTATGGGAAAAGTATTTTGATAATATTGTTTATGGAGAGTTTGTTGGCTGGTTTGTTGTGGTTATTATGCAGCTATATGTGATCTTTACGCTGCTAACACGTTTTAAATGGTCTATAGCATGGTTTTTACCATTAAGTGTGTTGGTTACGCTTATTCATCATACTGTGATTTTATTGCCCTATCCTATTTTTCAAGAAAATAGTATTTGGCTACGATTTTTCTTTACGGGCTGGCTTGGTTATTTTGCTGTTGCCTATGCAATGGGTATCTATTATGCACAGATTGCAGCATTAGCTCGAAAATATCGATATGCGACGATTGTATTAGTTGTGCTGGCTGCTGTCTTTTTGTATATTCGTTTACTTCTAGGTTACATAGAGGTGCATTCAAGGCGTCTTGATTTAATACCATTTGTGATTAGTATGGTGCTACTTGTGATTGCCTGGGGGCAGTCTTTACCGTATACAAAAGCTGTTAAAGTGCTGAGTCAATATGCGTTTATGATTTATCTCATGCATTGGGAGGTTTTGCGTTTATCAACTGGCTGGTTTGTAGAGCATTTCGATAGTACGCTAGTCCGTGTACCATTGTTGTTGCTATGGACGTTAGCTGTTTGTTTACTGTTGACCAAAATCATTTCATTACTGCCATTTAGTCAATTTATTGTGGGGAAAATAAAAAAACGTACTACACAGTAA
- a CDS encoding DHHW family protein produces MRKIQMYLLPITFFCIIFGGLVIHAMTVDRKQSEMENRPLETANLSPSSQEIFSGAWSKQVESYISDQFPARDTWMRNYVHFQRAIGKTYLNDKYAVDDTSGWIISKPAPAKSDEELAAFANDLRKLSEGLAEKEIPFTFYSLPAKATYSREPSPSYMPEDAGIANNERLHKLVTAAGIDNIRLYDEMKTDFSAEQYFFKTDHHWTMRGAYTGYEALIKTMSERLGEAIQPIPYKEDNAYCLPNKFAGSWNKILYMTVNNHDQICYNESPSFATQFTIYDGTIEGGVTAPYEAVYGRAKKMSADTVVNYADAYSRDFAELTIVNGDYDSDKHIVVIKDSYFNAIQFHVASHFKKLTILDLRYLEKDVIPYLQNLHPDYVVLAYNDRNLKLMPE; encoded by the coding sequence ATGCGAAAAATTCAAATGTATCTATTACCAATAACTTTTTTTTGCATCATTTTCGGTGGTCTTGTCATACATGCTATGACTGTGGATCGTAAACAGTCAGAAATGGAAAATCGTCCATTAGAAACTGCCAATCTATCCCCTAGCTCACAGGAAATCTTCTCTGGCGCATGGTCAAAACAGGTAGAATCCTATATTTCTGATCAATTTCCTGCCCGTGATACATGGATGCGTAATTATGTGCATTTCCAGCGAGCAATTGGCAAAACCTATTTAAACGATAAGTACGCAGTAGACGATACTAGTGGCTGGATTATTTCAAAGCCAGCCCCAGCAAAATCTGATGAGGAACTTGCTGCCTTTGCCAATGATTTGCGAAAGCTCAGTGAGGGATTAGCTGAAAAAGAAATTCCGTTTACGTTTTACTCACTGCCAGCGAAGGCAACTTACTCACGGGAACCAAGTCCTAGCTATATGCCAGAGGATGCTGGAATAGCCAATAATGAGCGCTTACATAAGCTTGTTACGGCTGCTGGCATCGACAATATCCGTCTCTATGATGAAATGAAGACTGACTTCTCTGCAGAACAATACTTCTTTAAGACAGATCATCACTGGACTATGCGTGGTGCATATACAGGCTACGAGGCACTAATAAAAACAATGAGCGAACGACTTGGTGAAGCCATTCAGCCCATTCCCTATAAGGAAGACAACGCCTATTGCTTACCCAATAAGTTTGCTGGCTCCTGGAATAAAATCTTATACATGACCGTCAACAATCACGATCAAATTTGCTATAACGAATCGCCTTCGTTTGCAACACAATTCACAATCTATGACGGTACAATTGAAGGAGGCGTAACGGCCCCATACGAAGCTGTATATGGTCGTGCAAAAAAAATGAGCGCTGACACAGTCGTAAATTATGCAGATGCCTATAGCAGAGACTTTGCAGAGCTGACAATAGTTAATGGAGACTATGACAGTGATAAACATATTGTTGTCATCAAAGATTCCTATTTTAATGCTATTCAATTTCATGTAGCTAGCCATTTTAAAAAGCTAACCATTTTGGATTTACGATACTTGGAGAAGGATGTTATTCCATATTTACAAAATCTACATCCAGATTATGTCGTGCTAGCATACAATGATCGAAATTTAAAATTAATGCCAGAATGA
- a CDS encoding MBOAT family O-acyltransferase: MVFSSLIFLYVFLPLVLIVYFISPKMLRNTILLLASLFFYAWGEPKYVLLMMISILLNYILGIVIENTISQSKRKALLWLVIFSNLAILGYYKYAGFFVDIINNYLEEAIEWQAVPLPIGISFYTFQALSYVIDVYRKDVKAQRNFLDLSLFITLFPQLVAGPIVRYQTVAEQIKKRLSTAEDWMIGTRRFVQGLAKKVLIANPMGEVADHVFSLSGGDLTTGTAWIGILAYSLQIYFDFSGYSDMAIGLARIFGFKFEENFNYPYIAQSVTDFWRRWHISLSSWFRDYVYFPLGGSRVSHEWKLYRNLLIVWTLTGFWHGASWTFMAWGFYYGLLICLEKWVLLKWLERIPRFLRHIYILIIVMIGWVFFRANDFTYAFSFIKTMFGLSDAALYNYETILLTKDYAVYFVIAIIFAMPIYRLYQTWSEQRATSSLTFDWSLRLGQTIYYGALLLFITMFLVNATHNPFIYFRF, from the coding sequence ATGGTTTTTAGTAGCCTTATATTTTTATATGTCTTTTTGCCATTAGTACTCATTGTGTACTTCATCTCTCCAAAGATGTTACGCAACACGATTTTACTATTGGCTAGCCTATTCTTTTACGCATGGGGCGAACCGAAATATGTACTTTTAATGATGATTTCGATTTTACTTAACTATATTTTGGGCATAGTCATTGAAAATACGATTTCGCAGTCTAAACGAAAAGCCCTTCTTTGGTTAGTAATTTTCAGTAACTTAGCTATTCTAGGCTATTACAAATATGCCGGCTTTTTTGTGGACATCATAAACAACTATTTAGAGGAAGCAATTGAATGGCAAGCTGTACCTCTTCCAATTGGCATTTCATTCTACACGTTCCAGGCTCTTAGCTATGTAATTGATGTTTATCGAAAGGATGTTAAAGCCCAACGTAACTTTTTGGACTTATCACTCTTCATTACATTGTTTCCTCAGCTTGTGGCAGGACCGATTGTACGCTACCAGACAGTTGCAGAGCAAATTAAAAAACGACTCTCCACAGCGGAGGACTGGATGATTGGTACCCGTCGTTTTGTACAAGGGTTAGCTAAAAAAGTATTGATTGCCAATCCAATGGGCGAGGTTGCTGATCATGTCTTTAGTTTATCAGGCGGAGATTTAACAACAGGGACTGCGTGGATAGGAATTCTAGCGTACTCGCTTCAAATTTATTTTGACTTCTCAGGCTATAGTGATATGGCCATCGGGTTAGCGAGGATATTTGGCTTTAAATTTGAGGAGAACTTTAACTATCCATATATTGCCCAATCAGTAACAGACTTCTGGCGTCGTTGGCATATATCACTCAGCAGCTGGTTTAGAGATTATGTTTACTTCCCACTTGGTGGCAGTCGTGTTAGCCATGAATGGAAGCTTTATCGAAATCTATTAATAGTTTGGACATTAACAGGCTTTTGGCACGGAGCCAGCTGGACGTTTATGGCATGGGGCTTTTATTATGGACTATTAATTTGCCTTGAAAAATGGGTGCTTTTAAAATGGCTAGAACGTATACCTCGTTTCCTACGCCATATTTATATACTTATTATTGTGATGATCGGCTGGGTATTCTTTAGAGCGAATGACTTTACATATGCTTTTAGCTTTATCAAAACGATGTTTGGACTATCCGATGCAGCACTTTATAATTATGAAACGATATTACTAACAAAGGATTATGCAGTTTATTTTGTCATTGCCATTATTTTCGCAATGCCAATCTATCGACTATATCAAACTTGGAGTGAACAAAGAGCTACTAGTTCTCTAACATTTGACTGGAGCCTACGTCTTGGACAAACAATTTACTATGGTGCACTGTTACTCTTTATCACAATGTTTTTAGTCAACGCAACACATAATCCATTTATATACTTTAGATTCTAG
- a CDS encoding S-layer homology domain-containing protein produces MKQKYSKWVVGAASAALVASAIVPVASAASFSDIESSDHKEAILALADAKIVAGYPDGTFKPNAVVTRGNVTKFLGKWLVSENYEIPTDYATEARFTDLPTTAPDKELLQYAALVKDAGVFKGSNNQLMHTNNMNREQMAVVLVRAIKTVYNVDLVADYKESDFKSTITDLDKATATENREAIIALEYAGLTNVKAFNPKNTLTRGQFASFLHRTISNIGEEAPLTVKETKVVDATTLEVTLSDDKKHTVTLPTPLPENKETNVEFVIDGKTYSAVVTYVTELKVKTVDAVNAKTLAVTFNKPVETEKAKFELKKDGFKSNFTSITWNEDKTVATIELTSKITKGEFTVSVSGVADQAVTSTVKTEDEKVAGIEILGEVAPSTSNTTATVGFQVKNQYGEDITKLNASALTLTAAGADSAVANADGSITITKAAGLKEGDKVVVTAIHGQTATTTTKTVTVSAKTVASDIAIGALYNKDGKAFSEDVNLAKDKFYLPVTVKDQYGKEITDLNRLNGANSEVLVTNTNQAVATFGAFEKQTIDGKDVIVLPVTNIVAAGDTNVIVIAKATGKNGQTAVKVAEGVRADSVTLGAPTKVVTAGADILFPLSVLDKQGNAIKEATALNGTKGITITGGTLFEKDGELYAKVAGAGVVENTPVTVVVTSSTGKVATQTVIPKAATAPKVITGLDNKVSTSIRELTGAKVDISAKDIVVEDQFGQVISTDELLAKLATADYTIKAFTDADAPFTVTGEIKNAANNKITVEYKAGATKTTANVTFKLVKIADNTANEASSYSKQFSVVKDSSFTSYKVEDIKPIYVTDGAIPAGYGKDIVVKAVTANGGEVTLSAGSDYTVKSAVLTSVADGNITTTDAANVVFDKDAKTATAKVTITINATGEEIVKDVTFSNVAPKVEKVAVVENNKAANFIAGESVNLVTTHSYNVDTTFNLDAFFGLADVVVTDQYGVMAQVDENGANKGKATFNGVATAATTLTLSKVSGEVVFSNNGTDTAAATGKANDVFNARVNIGGQSATPVKVTAKQDFNK; encoded by the coding sequence ATGAAACAAAAATATAGTAAGTGGGTTGTCGGCGCAGCATCAGCAGCCCTAGTAGCATCAGCAATCGTACCAGTAGCAAGCGCAGCAAGCTTTTCTGATATTGAATCAAGTGACCACAAGGAGGCTATCTTAGCATTAGCAGATGCTAAAATTGTAGCTGGTTATCCAGATGGAACATTCAAGCCAAATGCAGTTGTTACTCGTGGGAACGTAACAAAATTCTTAGGGAAATGGTTAGTATCTGAAAACTATGAGATTCCTACAGATTATGCTACAGAAGCACGCTTCACTGACCTACCAACAACAGCTCCAGACAAAGAGTTATTACAATATGCAGCTCTTGTAAAAGATGCTGGCGTATTCAAAGGCTCAAATAACCAATTAATGCACACAAATAACATGAACCGTGAGCAAATGGCAGTTGTTTTAGTACGTGCTATCAAAACGGTTTATAACGTAGATTTAGTGGCAGATTATAAAGAATCTGACTTCAAATCAACAATCACTGATTTAGACAAAGCTACAGCTACTGAAAATCGTGAAGCAATCATCGCGTTAGAATATGCTGGACTTACAAACGTGAAAGCGTTCAATCCTAAAAACACATTAACACGCGGTCAATTTGCATCATTCTTACACCGTACAATTTCTAACATCGGTGAAGAAGCACCTTTAACTGTTAAAGAAACTAAAGTTGTAGATGCAACTACATTAGAAGTTACACTTTCTGATGACAAAAAACATACAGTAACATTACCAACTCCACTTCCAGAAAATAAAGAAACAAATGTAGAGTTTGTAATTGATGGTAAAACTTATTCAGCTGTAGTTACATATGTAACTGAGTTAAAAGTAAAAACTGTTGATGCAGTCAATGCAAAAACATTAGCAGTAACATTCAACAAACCAGTTGAAACAGAAAAAGCTAAATTTGAGCTTAAAAAAGATGGCTTCAAATCTAACTTTACTTCTATTACATGGAACGAAGACAAAACTGTTGCAACAATTGAATTAACTAGCAAAATTACAAAAGGCGAATTCACAGTTAGCGTATCTGGCGTTGCTGATCAAGCAGTAACTAGCACTGTGAAAACGGAAGACGAAAAAGTTGCTGGTATTGAAATTCTTGGTGAAGTAGCCCCATCTACAAGCAACACAACAGCTACAGTTGGCTTCCAAGTAAAAAACCAATATGGTGAAGATATTACAAAGCTTAATGCTTCTGCTTTAACATTAACTGCTGCAGGCGCTGATTCAGCTGTTGCTAATGCAGATGGCTCTATCACAATTACAAAAGCTGCAGGACTTAAAGAAGGCGATAAAGTAGTTGTGACTGCTATCCACGGTCAAACTGCAACAACAACTACTAAAACTGTAACAGTTTCTGCTAAAACTGTAGCATCTGATATTGCTATTGGCGCTCTTTATAATAAAGATGGCAAAGCATTCAGTGAAGATGTTAATTTAGCAAAAGATAAATTCTATCTTCCTGTTACTGTAAAGGATCAATATGGTAAAGAAATTACTGATCTTAACCGTTTAAATGGAGCAAATTCTGAAGTTCTTGTAACAAACACAAACCAAGCTGTTGCAACATTCGGTGCGTTTGAAAAACAAACTATCGACGGAAAAGATGTAATCGTATTACCTGTTACAAACATCGTAGCAGCAGGTGACACAAACGTAATCGTGATTGCTAAAGCAACTGGTAAAAACGGTCAAACTGCAGTGAAGGTAGCTGAGGGTGTACGTGCTGATTCAGTTACATTAGGAGCGCCAACAAAAGTTGTCACTGCTGGAGCAGATATTTTATTCCCATTATCTGTATTAGATAAACAAGGCAATGCTATTAAAGAAGCTACTGCATTAAACGGCACTAAAGGTATCACAATTACTGGCGGTACTTTATTTGAAAAAGACGGTGAGCTTTATGCAAAAGTAGCAGGCGCTGGCGTAGTAGAAAACACACCTGTAACAGTTGTTGTTACTTCTTCAACTGGTAAAGTGGCTACACAAACAGTTATTCCTAAAGCTGCAACTGCACCTAAAGTAATTACTGGCTTAGATAACAAAGTAAGCACATCTATCCGTGAACTTACAGGTGCTAAAGTTGACATCTCAGCAAAAGACATCGTAGTGGAGGATCAATTTGGTCAGGTAATTTCTACAGACGAACTTCTTGCAAAACTTGCAACTGCAGACTACACAATTAAAGCATTTACAGATGCTGATGCACCATTTACTGTAACTGGTGAAATTAAAAATGCTGCTAACAACAAAATTACAGTAGAATACAAAGCAGGCGCTACGAAAACGACTGCAAACGTTACATTTAAGCTTGTAAAAATTGCAGATAACACTGCTAACGAAGCAAGCTCTTACTCAAAACAATTCTCAGTAGTAAAAGATAGCTCATTCACTTCTTATAAAGTAGAAGATATCAAACCTATCTATGTAACTGATGGTGCTATCCCAGCTGGTTATGGTAAAGATATCGTAGTAAAAGCTGTAACAGCAAATGGTGGAGAAGTTACACTTTCAGCTGGCTCTGATTACACTGTAAAATCAGCAGTTCTTACAAGTGTAGCTGATGGTAATATTACGACTACTGACGCTGCTAATGTAGTGTTTGATAAAGATGCAAAAACAGCAACTGCAAAAGTAACAATTACAATCAATGCTACAGGTGAAGAAATCGTTAAAGATGTAACTTTCTCTAACGTTGCACCTAAAGTTGAAAAAGTAGCTGTTGTAGAAAACAACAAAGCTGCTAACTTTATTGCAGGTGAATCTGTGAACCTTGTAACAACTCACTCTTACAATGTAGATACAACATTCAATTTAGATGCATTCTTCGGTTTAGCGGACGTAGTTGTTACTGACCAATACGGTGTAATGGCACAAGTTGATGAGAATGGTGCTAACAAAGGTAAAGCAACATTCAACGGTGTTGCAACTGCTGCTACAACTTTAACTTTATCTAAAGTTTCTGGTGAAGTAGTATTCAGCAATAACGGTACTGATACTGCAGCTGCTACAGGTAAAGCAAACGACGTATTCAATGCTCGTGTGAACATTGGTGGTCAAAGTGCAACACCTGTAAAAGTGACAGCAAAACAGGACTTCAATAAATAA
- a CDS encoding S-layer homology domain-containing protein yields the protein MKKHTLFQGALIAALTTSAIVVPTAQAAEKFTDVDYTQEYGAAVKDLAVQGIIKGYADGTFKPFADVTRGQAAKIVANVLHLDTKNVEDPKFTDVKPSDDYYGAIAALANKGALLGLADGSFGVNQAITREQLAQMLTAAYQLESTDVDNLPFTDIVKYSEAYYAIAPLFENQITKGITPNRFGLKETVKRSQLAVFIQRMEAMQAKRVTQTFTAKDLDSNFIEAYATDNQSIDGEHESFRMYQTNSEVKIEALREGSGYFMLMGYNIDNEENFEMIEMMKYKVTVSKVDGKLQMNCQQSDEVTPGIAMLLEEDLGFDPKNIQLTTAEGHAVSEKVYSYQPVNFEGWEEEMIPKGGSYELKLLQAGDYIATLSDGKGQSVRVGIHAESSGYDIYTTSAVEINSAFISMSDIGFTVKDIKVEQYTGARYDHQIIDAELSSGGITIKGVAKEDSLFSIRLTGTKGEKLYVHGMIYEVSGVTTMYYEFATEEQMKNTPFY from the coding sequence GTGAAGAAGCATACTTTATTTCAGGGCGCATTAATTGCTGCTCTAACAACAAGTGCTATTGTGGTACCGACTGCACAGGCAGCAGAAAAATTTACGGATGTTGATTATACACAGGAATATGGGGCTGCTGTAAAGGACTTGGCGGTGCAGGGGATTATAAAAGGATATGCGGATGGTACATTTAAACCATTTGCTGATGTTACGCGTGGACAGGCTGCTAAAATTGTGGCCAATGTATTACACTTAGATACAAAGAATGTAGAAGACCCTAAATTTACTGATGTTAAGCCGAGTGACGACTATTATGGAGCTATTGCAGCCTTGGCAAATAAAGGGGCGTTACTAGGCTTGGCTGATGGTAGCTTTGGTGTCAATCAAGCTATTACACGTGAACAATTAGCACAAATGTTAACGGCTGCTTACCAGTTAGAAAGCACTGACGTGGATAATTTACCCTTTACTGATATTGTGAAATATTCCGAAGCTTATTATGCGATAGCGCCATTGTTTGAAAATCAGATAACGAAGGGGATTACGCCAAATAGATTTGGATTAAAGGAGACTGTAAAACGTTCACAGCTTGCAGTATTTATTCAGCGTATGGAGGCTATGCAGGCTAAACGAGTGACCCAAACGTTTACTGCAAAAGATCTTGATTCTAATTTTATTGAGGCATATGCAACAGATAATCAGTCGATAGATGGTGAGCATGAATCTTTCCGTATGTATCAAACTAATAGTGAAGTGAAAATTGAGGCATTACGAGAAGGATCAGGCTATTTTATGCTAATGGGCTACAATATCGATAATGAAGAAAATTTTGAAATGATAGAGATGATGAAATATAAAGTTACTGTCAGCAAAGTAGATGGTAAGCTTCAGATGAATTGCCAGCAATCCGATGAGGTGACTCCAGGCATAGCAATGCTGTTGGAGGAGGATTTAGGCTTTGATCCAAAAAACATTCAGCTAACAACGGCTGAAGGACATGCTGTAAGTGAAAAAGTATACAGCTATCAGCCAGTGAATTTTGAGGGCTGGGAAGAAGAAATGATTCCGAAAGGTGGAAGCTATGAGCTAAAGCTGTTGCAAGCAGGTGATTATATTGCAACATTATCAGACGGTAAAGGTCAATCAGTACGAGTTGGCATTCATGCCGAATCGAGCGGCTATGATATATATACAACGTCCGCAGTTGAAATAAACAGTGCATTTATTTCAATGAGTGATATTGGCTTCACAGTAAAGGATATAAAAGTAGAACAATATACAGGAGCAAGATATGATCATCAAATCATCGATGCGGAGCTTTCCTCAGGGGGTATTACGATAAAGGGAGTAGCAAAAGAGGATTCGCTCTTCTCTATTCGTCTAACTGGTACAAAAGGTGAGAAGCTCTATGTTCATGGCATGATCTATGAAGTAAGTGGAGTCACAACGATGTATTATGAGTTTGCCACAGAAGAACAAATGAAGAATACACCCTTTTATTAA
- a CDS encoding HlyD family secretion protein: protein MRFIKSRPWTSLSMIVLAILIGVNAYFVFKDDSKVARSYFIDEFQRATVGDRVETIKKDAIVAPAQTYTISADAKSLSAIDVKRGQEVRSSDVLATYKTEEVDDELTKLEAERDAYETELNDLESALAQIESEYGGQSKPKSSIDTDQISDKLNVTVKLELGQQNSPSSAVAILNRHIAEATRQVALMDAQIAQIQARQGVISPVDGVISNIMEEAGAVTFEIYSLEKSMLAYLSEDEWQKVKDGQTVNFDLQHYEDDLSGIVLQKQLIATNNESHWANELAKSVKMPQPSSYEVILQQDNVLDNIPFSTVGQASIIVNEAFDAYKIDSTWIKSTKKGQQSVYMIGEDGKIRLEDIDVAFKTADATIFTGYMEAGTPMIDNEKRNILARTFRSMPVKRIEWQQFKEIGWKDYVKYIVF, encoded by the coding sequence ATGCGCTTTATTAAATCCAGACCTTGGACAAGTTTGAGTATGATTGTGCTAGCGATACTAATCGGCGTGAATGCTTATTTTGTATTTAAAGATGACAGTAAGGTTGCTCGTTCCTATTTTATCGATGAATTCCAAAGAGCTACTGTTGGTGATCGCGTAGAAACAATCAAAAAGGACGCAATAGTTGCTCCAGCACAAACATATACCATCTCCGCAGATGCAAAAAGCCTTTCTGCAATCGATGTAAAACGTGGCCAGGAAGTTCGCAGCAGCGATGTACTAGCTACCTATAAAACAGAAGAAGTTGACGATGAATTAACAAAGCTTGAAGCTGAGCGTGATGCTTATGAAACGGAATTAAATGATCTAGAATCCGCTTTAGCACAGATAGAATCGGAATATGGTGGGCAAAGCAAACCTAAAAGCTCTATCGATACAGATCAAATTAGTGATAAGCTAAATGTCACGGTTAAATTAGAATTAGGCCAGCAAAATTCTCCTTCTTCTGCAGTGGCGATATTAAATCGTCATATCGCAGAGGCAACTAGACAAGTAGCATTAATGGATGCACAAATAGCCCAAATTCAGGCACGCCAAGGTGTTATCAGCCCAGTTGACGGCGTTATCTCAAACATAATGGAAGAAGCTGGTGCAGTAACATTTGAAATTTATTCATTAGAAAAATCCATGCTTGCCTATTTATCTGAGGATGAATGGCAGAAGGTAAAGGATGGACAAACTGTTAATTTTGACTTGCAACATTATGAGGATGATTTATCTGGCATTGTGCTTCAAAAACAACTAATCGCAACTAATAATGAATCGCATTGGGCGAATGAATTAGCTAAATCAGTAAAGATGCCACAGCCTTCAAGCTATGAGGTCATATTGCAGCAGGACAATGTTTTAGACAACATTCCATTCTCTACAGTTGGTCAGGCCTCCATTATTGTAAATGAAGCCTTTGATGCCTATAAAATTGATTCTACTTGGATAAAGTCCACAAAGAAGGGCCAACAGAGTGTTTATATGATTGGTGAAGACGGTAAGATTCGTCTTGAGGATATAGATGTTGCCTTCAAAACGGCAGATGCTACAATTTTTACAGGCTATATGGAAGCTGGGACACCGATGATTGATAATGAAAAACGTAATATCTTAGCCCGTACCTTCCGTTCTATGCCAGTAAAAAGGATTGAATGGCAACAGTTTAAAGAAATAGGATGGAAAGACTATGTAAAATATATTGTCTTTTAA